TTCCGTGTACGGAGTTAGCAATTCGGAAGAATCCAAAATCAAATACAAGGCTTTGATCGATTCCGTCTCCCAAGAAAATCTGATCTTCCTATCACATAACGGATCTTATGGTCTTGGAGACAAACCCACTTCGATATACGGAGCCGATTTCAAAAAAGAAGGAGGGGATATCGGAGATGAAGACCTTCAATTTGCAATTCAGTATGCAAAACAAAAAGGTAAAAAAGTGCCTGCCGTTTTATCGGGGCATATGCACCATCATTCTCCCGTATCAAAAAGAGAAAGAGAATCGGTCGTATATACGGGCGGAACTACTTATATAAATGGAGCAAAAGTACCGCGCATTCGGAAAGGAAAACATTTTCATACAAAAATAGAGTGGAACGGCGGTTCTGTGACTGCCATACCTATTTGGGTATAAATTCTATCATTTGCTGCTGGTAAATACGAGAGTCGGTTTTTTCATGGTATTCAATATGAATTGGTTTTAGAACGACATAATGTTCTAAGTTTCATATATAGCGCTTATGGAAGAAATCACTACAAACGAATCCGACTCGGCCCATGAAAAACTTGATTACCAAGAGTTACTAAACCAATACAAAGAAGCGATCGACAAAAGTACGATCGTGTCTATGACCAATCTTTTGGGAAAAATCACCTATGCGAATGATGAGTTTTGCAGATTATCAAAATATACAAGAGAGGAACTCATCGGCAAACCTCATAATATCGTCCGCCATCCCGATATGCCGAAAGAGAGTTTCAAAGAAATGTGGGCTACCATCAAGGCAGGTCAGATTTGGAAAGGTATAATTGAAAATAAGGCGAAAGACGGAAGCAGATACATTGTCAATACTGCGATCATTCCGATCAAAAACCCGGACGGAACCAACAAAGAATACATCGGTATCAGAAGTGATA
The nucleotide sequence above comes from Leptospira kobayashii. Encoded proteins:
- a CDS encoding metallophosphoesterase, whose translation is MKFALIGDIHGFWNEKDVEYFNNSDYDFLFFAGDFGKLGSFGKIGFDFSLQGLQKKAYLVPGNWDGTNVLGLLGEVKNLSFLKWLGSFGYAKRMRVFSEKVRPLPIMGYSTVVLSEEKSLTLVVGRPHAMGDGFSFAKNLSSVYGVSNSEESKIKYKALIDSVSQENLIFLSHNGSYGLGDKPTSIYGADFKKEGGDIGDEDLQFAIQYAKQKGKKVPAVLSGHMHHHSPVSKRERESVVYTGGTTYINGAKVPRIRKGKHFHTKIEWNGGSVTAIPIWV